The following are encoded in a window of Amphibacillus xylanus NBRC 15112 genomic DNA:
- the hisA gene encoding 1-(5-phosphoribosyl)-5-[(5-phosphoribosylamino)methylideneamino]imidazole-4-carboxamide isomerase — MIVIPAIDLLNGKCVRLYQGDFNQTEKVADDPFNQLDRFINDGAEIVHIVDLDGARDQTKRQYELIKQLCERATVPIQIGGGIRSIETVEQLIEAGASRLVIGTAALENLAFLKEAVKKYPDQIVVGIDAKNEKVATHGWETVSSIDYIEFAKKIESLGVKTIVFTDISKDGTMSGPNLDQLDKLNQAVNCKIVASGGISQYDDLIAVANLGIEEAIVGKAIYQEKITLKGARQLWT; from the coding sequence ATGATCGTAATTCCAGCGATTGATTTGTTAAATGGAAAGTGTGTACGACTCTATCAAGGCGATTTTAATCAGACGGAAAAAGTTGCAGATGATCCGTTTAATCAGTTAGACCGATTTATTAATGATGGTGCTGAAATTGTTCATATTGTTGATTTAGATGGTGCACGTGACCAAACAAAAAGACAATACGAACTTATCAAGCAATTATGTGAAAGAGCGACAGTACCCATTCAAATTGGCGGAGGAATTCGATCAATTGAAACGGTGGAGCAACTAATTGAAGCTGGTGCGAGCCGTCTTGTTATTGGAACAGCTGCTTTAGAGAATTTAGCCTTTTTAAAAGAAGCCGTTAAAAAGTATCCAGATCAGATTGTCGTAGGTATTGATGCGAAAAATGAGAAAGTAGCAACGCACGGTTGGGAGACAGTTTCTTCAATTGACTATATTGAATTTGCCAAAAAGATTGAATCACTTGGTGTAAAAACAATTGTATTTACTGATATTTCTAAAGATGGCACGATGTCTGGGCCAAACTTAGATCAGTTAGATAAATTAAATCAAGCAGTCAATTGTAAGATCGTTGCATCTGGTGGAATAAGTCAATATGATGATTTAATTGCAGTTGCGAATCTTGGAATTGAAGAGGCAATCGTTGGAAAAGCCATTTACCAAGAGAAAATCACATTAAAAGGTGCGAGACAACTATGGACATAA
- the hisF gene encoding imidazole glycerol phosphate synthase subunit HisF: MDIKRIIPCLDMKDGFVVKGTQFIDLRQLGNPIEMAKKYSDAGADELVLLDISATDENRQTRLDLVKEIKQVISIPLIVGGGIKSLTDIDAVLNAGADKVSIGSAAVNNPNLINQAFEKYTSTRIVIAIDAKKQQNNWTVMTKGGKNDTGIDAIKWAQEVEQRGAGEILLTSMDRDGVKSGYDIELTKAIANAVAIPVIASGGVGSPDDFVEVFKQTNASAGLAASIFHEETYTVADVKRLCKASEVMIREAGL; this comes from the coding sequence ATGGACATAAAACGGATTATTCCTTGTTTAGATATGAAAGACGGTTTTGTTGTTAAAGGTACACAATTTATTGATTTAAGACAGCTAGGAAATCCAATCGAAATGGCTAAGAAATATTCAGATGCTGGAGCTGATGAACTGGTTCTCCTGGACATTTCTGCGACAGATGAAAACAGACAAACAAGGCTTGATCTCGTTAAAGAGATTAAGCAAGTCATCTCAATCCCTTTAATTGTTGGCGGTGGGATTAAATCTTTAACAGATATTGATGCTGTATTAAATGCTGGTGCAGATAAAGTTAGTATCGGTTCAGCTGCTGTAAATAATCCAAATCTTATTAATCAAGCATTTGAAAAATACACATCTACTCGCATCGTAATAGCGATTGATGCTAAGAAGCAGCAAAACAATTGGACAGTTATGACTAAAGGTGGGAAAAATGATACTGGGATTGATGCAATCAAATGGGCGCAGGAAGTTGAACAAAGAGGAGCAGGGGAAATATTACTAACGAGTATGGATCGTGACGGTGTCAAATCAGGATATGATATTGAACTGACGAAAGCAATTGCTAACGCAGTTGCAATCCCTGTTATTGCATCAGGTGGTGTTGGCTCACCTGATGACTTTGTTGAGGTATTTAAGCAAACAAATGCTTCAGCTGGACTTGCGGCATCAATTTTCCATGAAGAGACCTATACAGTAGCTGATGTAAAACGCTTATGTAAAGCAAGTGAGGTGATGATTCGTGAAGCCGGACTTTAG
- the hisB gene encoding imidazoleglycerol-phosphate dehydratase HisB has protein sequence MREATKQRKTFETEVNITVNLDNPERVEINTGVGFFDHMLTLFARHGRFGLIVKANGDLEVDSHHTVEDVGIVIGQLIKEALGDKQQINRYGTAYVPMDDALGFVSLDISGRPYLVYDVDDLTQKVGTFDTELVREFLQSFSTHAGITLHARVLYGVNTHHKIEAIFKALGRALGEAITINPEIKGVNSTKGVIEN, from the coding sequence ATGAGAGAAGCTACAAAACAACGAAAGACTTTTGAGACAGAAGTTAATATAACAGTTAATCTAGATAATCCTGAACGAGTAGAGATTAATACGGGTGTTGGTTTTTTCGACCATATGCTAACGTTATTTGCTAGACACGGTCGCTTTGGTTTAATTGTCAAAGCAAACGGTGATCTAGAAGTAGATAGTCACCATACGGTAGAAGATGTTGGAATTGTTATTGGACAATTAATTAAAGAGGCACTAGGTGACAAACAACAAATTAATCGTTATGGGACTGCATATGTTCCAATGGATGATGCATTAGGCTTTGTGTCACTTGATATTAGTGGTCGTCCATATTTAGTTTATGATGTGGATGATTTAACTCAAAAAGTGGGCACATTTGATACAGAACTTGTACGGGAATTTTTACAATCATTTTCAACCCATGCTGGTATCACGTTACATGCCCGTGTATTGTATGGCGTTAATACACACCACAAAATTGAAGCGATATTTAAAGCACTTGGTCGTGCGTTAGGTGAAGCGATAACAATTAATCCAGAAATTAAAGGGGTCAATTCGACCAAGGGAGTAATAGAAAATTAA
- the hisD gene encoding histidinol dehydrogenase, producing MVTIYQAKEFEEFLSKQKKTSLQSDQAYQVAKEVIAAIQQDGDKALDKYVEKFDGRVPDNYLVSEAERKAAWEQISPKTIDALKRAAENIKAFHAKQIRESKFMQTEPDIISGQIYTPIDKVGIYVPGGTACYPSSVFMNAIPAIIAGVKEVVMVTPARSGEQIEPILSVAADICGVTKIYKIGGIQAVAALAYGTETIEPVDKIVGPGNAYVAAAKALVYGDVGIDMIAGPSEVAIIADDSANPVYVAADLIAQAEHDTLARAFLITTSDQLIKQVEVELEKQLSVLPRVDIASEAIRNYGGLIKVDSIEEAFRISNLIAPEHLEIQLDDSLSYLGYVKHAGSVFLGHYTPESLGDYYAGPNHVLPTSGTAKFSSGLSVADFVKSTTFLYYTEKALKKAADDVIQIAEEEQLSGHARAVSKRLNNES from the coding sequence ATGGTAACCATATATCAAGCGAAAGAGTTTGAAGAGTTTTTAAGTAAGCAAAAGAAAACGAGTTTACAATCAGACCAAGCCTATCAAGTTGCCAAAGAAGTGATTGCTGCGATTCAACAGGATGGTGATAAAGCATTAGACAAATATGTTGAAAAGTTTGACGGACGTGTACCTGATAATTATCTCGTGTCGGAAGCGGAACGTAAAGCTGCTTGGGAACAAATTAGTCCAAAAACGATTGATGCGTTAAAACGAGCTGCTGAAAATATTAAGGCTTTTCACGCAAAGCAAATAAGAGAATCAAAGTTTATGCAAACAGAGCCAGATATTATTTCAGGTCAAATTTATACACCAATTGATAAAGTCGGTATATATGTTCCTGGTGGTACAGCGTGTTATCCATCATCAGTATTTATGAATGCCATTCCTGCAATCATTGCAGGCGTAAAAGAGGTTGTGATGGTTACACCTGCAAGAAGTGGTGAACAGATAGAACCGATCTTATCTGTAGCTGCTGATATATGTGGTGTAACGAAAATTTATAAAATAGGTGGAATTCAAGCTGTTGCAGCTTTAGCGTATGGAACTGAAACGATCGAGCCAGTCGATAAAATTGTTGGACCAGGTAATGCATATGTTGCGGCTGCAAAGGCACTTGTCTATGGTGATGTTGGAATTGATATGATCGCTGGTCCTTCTGAAGTAGCTATTATTGCGGACGATTCAGCAAATCCTGTATATGTAGCAGCTGACTTAATCGCACAAGCTGAACACGATACACTAGCACGAGCATTTTTAATTACTACTTCAGATCAATTAATTAAACAAGTAGAAGTTGAGCTTGAAAAACAATTATCTGTCTTACCTAGAGTTGATATTGCTAGTGAGGCAATTAGAAATTATGGTGGTCTAATTAAAGTTGATAGTATCGAGGAAGCCTTTAGAATTTCAAATTTAATAGCACCTGAACACTTAGAAATTCAGTTAGATGATTCTTTAAGCTATTTAGGCTATGTTAAACATGCTGGTTCTGTCTTTTTAGGACACTATACACCAGAATCATTAGGTGACTACTATGCTGGACCGAACCACGTTTTACCGACATCAGGAACGGCTAAATTTTCTTCTGGTTTATCTGTTGCTGATTTTGTTAAATCAACAACATTCTTATACTACACAGAGAAGGCACTAAAGAAAGCAGCAGATGATGTCATTCAAATTGCTGAAGAGGAACAATTATCAGGTCATGCTCGAGCGGTATCAAAACGGTTAAATAACGAAAGTTGA
- a CDS encoding LysR family transcriptional regulator has product MELRQLKYFIEVAEREHMSEAAEYLNVAQSAISRQITNLEKELGVQLFERKGRNVKLLPIGKVFLNHVKEAISTIEYAKLQMDEYINPERGTIKIGFPTSLANSVLPQLLSEFKQAYPNIKIQLQQGTYHELIDIIKERELNIAILGPVVLDDPLISGEPLFYEKMVLLLPQHHRLAKRKSLYLNELKEEDFVLFPKGSIFEKLVSDACYSVGFEPKVAAEAEDLDAIKGMVAAGMGLTILPESAIGNTDSKFTTIIPISFPDLKRSIGLIRSKHRKLAPSEYVFYQFTVDYFKNRLSDLDNHLA; this is encoded by the coding sequence GTGGAACTAAGACAATTAAAATATTTCATCGAAGTAGCTGAGCGAGAGCACATGTCAGAGGCTGCTGAATATTTAAATGTTGCCCAGTCTGCAATCAGTCGACAAATTACGAATTTAGAAAAGGAGCTTGGTGTTCAATTATTTGAACGTAAAGGCAGAAATGTGAAACTGTTACCAATCGGTAAAGTGTTCCTAAACCATGTGAAAGAAGCAATTAGTACAATTGAGTATGCTAAATTACAAATGGATGAATATATTAATCCAGAACGCGGGACGATTAAAATTGGTTTCCCAACTAGTTTAGCAAACAGTGTATTACCGCAACTTCTATCTGAATTTAAACAGGCTTATCCTAATATAAAAATCCAATTACAACAAGGGACTTATCATGAATTAATCGATATTATAAAGGAGCGAGAACTGAATATCGCAATACTGGGACCCGTTGTTCTTGATGATCCTTTAATTAGTGGAGAGCCACTTTTCTATGAAAAAATGGTTCTACTGCTCCCACAGCATCATCGTTTAGCCAAGCGGAAGAGTCTCTATTTAAATGAGCTCAAAGAAGAAGACTTCGTTCTATTCCCTAAAGGTTCTATATTTGAAAAATTAGTCTCTGATGCATGCTATTCAGTTGGCTTCGAACCTAAAGTAGCTGCTGAGGCTGAGGATTTAGATGCTATTAAAGGGATGGTAGCAGCAGGTATGGGCTTAACGATTTTACCTGAGAGCGCGATCGGAAATACTGATTCAAAATTTACAACAATTATTCCAATTAGTTTTCCAGATTTAAAGCGTAGTATTGGACTTATTAGATCAAAACATCGTAAACTAGCTCCATCTGAATATGTTTTCTATCAGTTTACGGTTGATTATTTTAAAAACAGACTTTCAGATTTAGATAATCATTTAGCATAA
- the msrA gene encoding peptide-methionine (S)-S-oxide reductase MsrA, whose product MLKKEIATFAGGCFWCMVKPFDQWDGVISVISGYTGGHVENPTYEQVKTGATGHYEAVQITYDPEIISYSKILSLYWPQIDPTDAGGQFHDRGPQYRTAIFYHNEEQRQLAIESKRQIEASGRFSQPIVTEILPSATFYPAESYHQDFYKKNKTEYEKDRALSGRDQFIKANWQA is encoded by the coding sequence TTGTTAAAGAAAGAAATTGCAACATTTGCAGGTGGTTGCTTTTGGTGTATGGTGAAACCATTTGACCAATGGGACGGTGTTATTTCAGTCATATCCGGTTACACAGGCGGGCACGTGGAAAATCCAACTTATGAACAAGTTAAAACCGGGGCAACTGGTCATTATGAGGCTGTTCAGATCACATATGATCCAGAAATAATCTCATATTCGAAAATTTTGTCACTCTATTGGCCACAAATAGATCCAACAGATGCTGGTGGACAGTTCCATGATCGTGGTCCACAATATCGAACAGCGATATTTTATCATAACGAGGAGCAAAGGCAGCTCGCGATTGAATCAAAACGACAAATTGAAGCTAGTGGTCGGTTTAGCCAGCCAATTGTGACTGAAATATTACCGAGCGCAACATTTTATCCAGCAGAATCCTATCACCAGGATTTTTATAAGAAAAATAAAACTGAATACGAAAAAGATCGTGCATTATCGGGTCGTGACCAGTTTATTAAAGCAAATTGGCAAGCATAG
- the hisIE gene encoding bifunctional phosphoribosyl-AMP cyclohydrolase/phosphoribosyl-ATP diphosphatase HisIE, with the protein MKPDFSKGLVPAIVIDSRTKAVLMLAYMNEESYQKTLETNQTWFYSRSRQSLWNKGATSGNTQEVISIKLDCDQDTLLIEVIPNGPACHTGEPTCFYKDVKANDNELDYDEDIIDQLLVEIKERKQTRVAGSYTNYLFDKGVDKIGKKIIEEAGEVVIAAKNNDQKELILEVSDLLYHTFVMMEQQNVTIVDIKKELTRRFGKKGNNKGERANIEKW; encoded by the coding sequence GTGAAGCCGGACTTTAGTAAAGGATTAGTCCCAGCCATTGTCATTGATAGTCGCACAAAAGCTGTGTTGATGTTAGCGTATATGAATGAAGAATCTTATCAGAAAACACTTGAAACAAATCAGACATGGTTTTATTCACGTTCAAGACAGTCACTCTGGAATAAAGGGGCGACATCAGGAAATACGCAAGAAGTTATCTCGATTAAACTTGATTGTGACCAAGACACATTACTGATTGAGGTAATTCCAAATGGACCAGCCTGCCATACTGGTGAACCTACTTGCTTCTATAAAGATGTTAAAGCAAATGATAATGAGTTAGATTATGATGAAGACATTATCGATCAGCTATTAGTAGAAATTAAGGAAAGAAAGCAAACACGAGTTGCTGGTTCTTATACTAATTACTTATTTGATAAGGGCGTAGACAAAATTGGTAAGAAAATTATTGAAGAAGCAGGGGAAGTCGTTATCGCTGCAAAAAATAATGATCAAAAAGAATTAATACTAGAAGTAAGTGATTTACTATATCACACGTTTGTAATGATGGAGCAGCAAAATGTAACCATCGTTGATATTAAAAAAGAATTGACACGCCGATTTGGAAAAAAAGGCAATAATAAAGGTGAAAGAGCAAATATTGAAAAATGGTAG
- a CDS encoding branched-chain amino acid aminotransferase yields MSQYNFTFSEVMTKKTKPYGKDLAFGRYFTDHMFVMEYHHQKGWYDGKIIPHQPLTLDPASMIFHYGQTVFEGLKAYATKDGEIQLFRPEENIARLNRSNERMCIPQIDPDLALAAIKELVRIEKDWIPKQEGTSLYIRPFIIATEPYLGVAPAKQYKFIIILSPVGAYYKEGINPVKIAVETEYIRAIKGGTGEVKTAGNYAGSLIAQQKSAAKGYTQVLWLDALERKYIEEVGSMNVFFKIDGEVITPELNGSILPGVTRKSVIQLLKHWNEPVTERKISIDEVITAHKEGRLEEAFGAGTAAVISPIGELVCEDNKLVINNGKTGETARKLYDTLTGIQYGELPDPFNWINKIDV; encoded by the coding sequence ATGAGCCAGTATAATTTTACATTTTCAGAAGTGATGACTAAAAAAACAAAACCATATGGAAAAGATCTAGCATTTGGTCGATATTTCACAGATCATATGTTTGTAATGGAGTACCATCATCAGAAGGGTTGGTATGATGGGAAGATTATTCCGCATCAACCGTTGACATTAGATCCTGCTTCGATGATCTTCCACTATGGTCAAACAGTATTTGAAGGACTAAAAGCCTATGCTACTAAAGATGGAGAAATTCAACTTTTTCGACCAGAAGAAAATATTGCTCGTCTAAATCGGTCTAACGAAAGAATGTGTATACCACAAATTGATCCGGACTTAGCCCTTGCAGCGATAAAGGAATTAGTTCGAATTGAAAAAGATTGGATTCCTAAACAAGAAGGGACTTCACTATACATTCGTCCATTTATTATCGCAACAGAACCATATTTAGGTGTTGCTCCAGCTAAACAGTATAAATTCATTATCATCTTATCACCTGTTGGTGCATATTATAAGGAAGGTATAAATCCAGTCAAAATTGCTGTGGAAACTGAATATATCCGAGCCATCAAAGGCGGTACTGGAGAAGTTAAAACAGCAGGAAACTATGCCGGTAGCTTAATCGCGCAACAGAAGTCTGCTGCTAAAGGCTATACGCAGGTGCTTTGGCTAGACGCATTAGAAAGGAAATATATTGAAGAAGTAGGTAGCATGAATGTATTCTTTAAAATAGATGGAGAAGTGATCACTCCGGAATTAAATGGGAGTATATTACCTGGTGTGACGAGAAAATCTGTTATTCAATTATTGAAACATTGGAATGAGCCAGTCACAGAAAGAAAAATTTCAATTGACGAAGTTATTACAGCACATAAAGAAGGCAGACTTGAAGAAGCCTTTGGTGCAGGAACAGCAGCTGTGATCTCACCAATTGGTGAGCTAGTTTGTGAAGATAACAAATTAGTTATAAATAATGGTAAAACAGGTGAGACTGCTAGAAAGCTTTACGACACATTAACAGGCATTCAATATGGCGAATTACCTGATCCATTTAATTGGATTAATAAAATTGATGTTTGA